One window of Chamaesiphon minutus PCC 6605 genomic DNA carries:
- the ybeY gene encoding rRNA maturation RNase YbeY has protein sequence MNLELIVQDLYQPSTIDETTWSDWFLDWLQTPGLDLPPADTYELSLRLTTDSEIQSLNSQFRDRDEPTDVLSFAAMEVDFPPLPDETADATLYLGDIIISVDTAAMQAAEHGYSLEKELAWLASHGLLHLLGWDHPDEASLLLMLHQQEQFLSCVGL, from the coding sequence ATGAATTTAGAATTAATCGTTCAAGACCTGTATCAGCCGAGTACGATCGACGAAACTACTTGGAGTGACTGGTTTCTAGACTGGTTGCAGACACCAGGATTAGATTTACCACCAGCAGACACTTATGAGTTAAGTTTGCGTCTAACTACCGATAGCGAGATCCAATCTCTCAACTCTCAATTTCGCGATCGAGATGAGCCGACTGACGTCTTATCTTTTGCGGCAATGGAGGTAGATTTTCCGCCACTGCCAGATGAAACAGCCGATGCAACCCTATATTTGGGTGACATTATCATTTCTGTCGATACTGCTGCTATGCAAGCTGCCGAACATGGGTATTCTTTAGAAAAGGAATTAGCTTGGCTGGCTAGTCATGGGCTACTACACTTGCTGGGATGGGATCACCCCGACGAAGCAAGTTTGTTGCTAATGTTGCATCAGCAAGAACAATTTCTATCATGCGTCGGCTTGTGA
- the priA gene encoding primosomal protein N' — protein MYDSDLSLVSSVSEPITGYALGTKASGLVEVLVDCPGIQALYTYNVPEQFQLQIGDILSVPLGGQVVGGIAIRFVDRLPDSLAISKIKDIEDVVASGLFKPNYWQWLTQIADYYYTPLIQVIKVALPPGLLARSHRRIRAIADVNAEIFVGDIAKKILKLLHGKSEKNYSWQYIQQQIPGARRGLRELLDRQLVESYLESGQTQQPKLQKAVILTADGAAEDLTDRQREIIEILKQHDGELWQSELLKLGGTTSATLNKIAEKGYIAIVNKEKLRSERELGIFQQEPAKLLTSDQALALATIDSLTGFARVLLHGVTGSGKTEVYLQAIERILAREQSVLVLVPEIGLTPQLTDRFRSRFGDRVCVYHSALSDGERYDTWRQMFDRTPQIIIGTRSAIFAPLPNLGLIILDEEHDSSFKQDQPAPTYQTRDIANWRAQLESCPLILGSATPSLETWVTITQNSPSPPLSLSPPLPLPPSPNSQPPTPNSHHYLPLPTRVHSRPLPPVQIVDMRQELKNNNRSIFSRPLVQALQQMQANKQQGILFIHRRGHSTFVSCRACGYVCECPNCDVSLAYHQPGTSAQALLRCHYCNHCQPQPPRCPECDSPYFKYFGSGTQKIVEELNQQFPKLKCLRFDSDTTSTKGSHRRILTAFVQGEADLLVGTQMLTKGLDLPQVTLVGVVAADGLLHLSDYRAAERTFQTLTQVAGRCGRGDEAGRVIIQTYNPEHPVLAAVTKHDYQAFIAAELPERRMLDYPPYGKLILLRFSSLDADAVERTVTEIGTILIEASIAGHYEVLGPAPATVMRVNNRYRWQIMLKYLPDGSASLPDWEVLRSKCSNVVKMTIDVDPQNFL, from the coding sequence ATGTACGACTCCGATTTATCCCTGGTAAGTAGCGTATCCGAACCGATTACTGGATATGCGCTTGGCACTAAGGCGTCTGGATTGGTAGAAGTATTAGTCGATTGTCCCGGCATTCAAGCTTTATATACATATAATGTACCCGAACAGTTTCAGTTGCAAATAGGGGATATTCTTAGCGTCCCTTTGGGCGGACAAGTAGTTGGGGGAATTGCCATTCGATTTGTCGATCGATTGCCAGATTCTTTAGCAATTTCTAAAATCAAAGATATCGAAGATGTGGTGGCATCTGGATTATTCAAACCCAATTATTGGCAGTGGTTGACACAAATTGCCGATTATTATTATACACCATTAATTCAAGTTATCAAAGTTGCCTTACCCCCCGGACTATTGGCCCGATCGCATCGGCGAATTAGAGCGATCGCCGATGTAAATGCAGAGATTTTTGTCGGCGATATTGCCAAAAAAATCCTCAAGTTATTACATGGCAAGTCAGAAAAAAACTATAGCTGGCAATATATCCAGCAACAGATACCCGGAGCCAGAAGGGGTTTGCGCGAATTACTCGATCGCCAGTTAGTCGAATCTTATTTAGAATCGGGACAAACCCAACAGCCTAAATTACAAAAAGCCGTCATTTTAACTGCTGACGGAGCGGCGGAAGATTTAACCGATCGTCAGCGCGAGATTATCGAGATTTTGAAACAACATGATGGTGAGTTATGGCAGTCAGAATTATTAAAACTAGGCGGTACCACTTCGGCAACGCTCAATAAGATTGCCGAGAAAGGATATATTGCGATCGTCAATAAAGAAAAACTGCGTTCCGAGCGAGAATTAGGCATATTCCAACAAGAACCAGCCAAACTTCTTACCAGCGATCAAGCTTTAGCATTAGCCACGATCGATAGTTTGACAGGATTCGCCCGAGTATTGCTCCATGGCGTCACGGGTTCGGGCAAAACCGAAGTTTATTTACAGGCGATCGAGCGCATCTTAGCACGAGAACAGTCTGTATTAGTCTTAGTTCCCGAAATCGGTTTGACACCCCAACTCACCGACAGATTTCGATCGAGATTCGGCGATCGAGTGTGCGTTTATCATAGCGCGCTTAGTGACGGCGAACGCTACGATACCTGGCGACAAATGTTCGATCGTACCCCTCAAATTATCATCGGCACTCGATCGGCAATTTTTGCACCATTACCCAATTTAGGACTAATTATCCTCGACGAAGAACACGATTCGAGCTTCAAACAAGACCAACCCGCCCCCACTTACCAAACCCGCGACATTGCCAACTGGCGCGCCCAACTAGAATCCTGCCCCCTCATCCTCGGCTCCGCCACCCCCTCCTTGGAAACCTGGGTAACCATCACCCAAAACTCCCCCTCTCCCCCCCTCTCCCTCTCCCCCCCTCTCCCTCTCCCCCCCTCTCCCAACTCCCAACCCCCAACTCCCAACTCCCACCACTACCTCCCCCTCCCCACCCGCGTCCACTCTCGCCCCCTCCCGCCCGTCCAAATCGTCGATATGCGGCAAGAGTTAAAAAATAACAATCGCAGCATCTTCAGCCGTCCGCTCGTCCAAGCATTGCAGCAGATGCAAGCCAACAAACAGCAGGGCATCTTATTCATCCATCGGCGCGGACATAGTACCTTCGTCTCCTGTCGGGCTTGCGGTTACGTGTGCGAGTGCCCCAACTGCGATGTTTCGCTTGCCTACCATCAGCCAGGGACATCAGCACAAGCCTTGTTGCGGTGCCATTATTGCAATCATTGCCAACCTCAGCCGCCAAGGTGTCCAGAATGCGACTCGCCCTATTTCAAGTATTTCGGTAGCGGTACCCAGAAAATTGTCGAAGAATTAAACCAACAATTTCCCAAACTTAAGTGCCTGCGATTCGATAGCGATACAACTAGTACCAAAGGATCCCATCGCCGGATCTTGACCGCATTCGTCCAGGGCGAGGCCGATTTACTAGTGGGTACCCAAATGCTCACCAAAGGATTAGACCTGCCACAGGTCACCCTCGTGGGAGTAGTAGCCGCCGATGGCTTATTGCATCTCTCGGACTATCGAGCCGCCGAGCGTACCTTTCAAACCCTCACTCAAGTCGCGGGACGCTGCGGGCGCGGCGATGAAGCCGGACGCGTCATCATTCAAACCTACAATCCCGAACATCCCGTCCTAGCTGCCGTCACCAAGCACGACTATCAAGCCTTTATCGCTGCCGAGCTACCAGAACGGCGGATGCTCGACTATCCACCTTATGGCAAGCTGATTTTACTGCGGTTTAGCAGTCTCGATGCCGATGCGGTCGAACGCACCGTCACGGAAATTGGCACCATCCTGATTGAGGCGTCCATTGCCGGACATTACGAAGTCTTGGGGCCTGCGCCAGCCACAGTGATGCGCGTCAATAATCGCTACCGCTGGCAAATTATGCTGAAATACTTGCCAGATGGGAGTGCGAGCCTCCCCGATTGGGAGGTACTTAGAAGCAAATGTTCTAACGTCGTCAAGATGACGATCGATGTCGATCCGCAGAACTTTTTATAA
- a CDS encoding CHAD domain-containing protein: MTLSPQQEVGTPVTLADYIYPAIQKQYITIINLEADVLADRDLEGVHQMRVSLRRLRSQIQAFAPILNIPKVMGIAQIGQIARTLGKVRDLDVLQDLLENYRSSLPESEQTHLEKVAATLVKRRRKEVAKVKLMLDDREYQYFKLGMNNWLNSPQYMSNAQVELSAILPDLLLTVAGQLFLNPGWWIDLDSETEITPESGVSQLLTIHGETMHGLRKQVKALRYLMEMFPDRYPDRYRDYLKEFKQIHQIFGNIQDNLVLDKFIRKVLGKRSPIKLPILYERLARSNYLNWQNWQPIQERYRQSEIKQDFKLLLIQDIIK, from the coding sequence ATGACATTATCACCCCAACAGGAAGTAGGCACACCAGTTACGTTAGCTGACTATATCTATCCAGCCATCCAAAAACAGTACATTACCATTATCAATTTAGAAGCCGACGTACTCGCCGATCGGGATCTTGAAGGCGTACATCAGATGCGAGTGAGCTTGCGCCGCTTGCGATCGCAGATTCAAGCCTTCGCACCGATTTTAAATATCCCCAAAGTCATGGGGATCGCGCAAATCGGCCAAATCGCGAGAACATTGGGCAAAGTTCGCGATTTAGATGTATTGCAAGATCTGCTGGAAAATTATCGATCGAGCTTGCCAGAGTCAGAGCAAACGCACTTAGAAAAAGTTGCAGCAACCCTTGTCAAACGTCGTCGCAAAGAAGTTGCAAAAGTTAAATTGATGCTCGACGATCGCGAGTATCAATATTTTAAACTAGGCATGAATAATTGGCTCAACAGTCCTCAATATATGTCTAATGCTCAAGTTGAATTGAGCGCGATTTTACCAGATCTACTATTGACTGTCGCCGGACAACTATTTCTCAATCCGGGTTGGTGGATCGATTTAGATTCAGAAACAGAAATTACTCCAGAGTCGGGAGTTTCGCAGTTACTCACGATTCATGGCGAAACCATGCACGGACTCCGCAAGCAAGTCAAAGCTCTACGTTATTTAATGGAAATGTTTCCCGATCGCTATCCCGATCGATATCGCGATTATCTTAAAGAGTTCAAACAAATTCATCAAATCTTTGGAAATATTCAAGATAATTTAGTGCTAGACAAGTTTATTCGCAAAGTTTTGGGTAAACGATCGCCGATAAAACTACCAATTCTTTACGAACGGCTCGCGCGAAGCAATTATCTCAACTGGCAAAATTGGCAGCCAATTCAGGAACGATATCGGCAATCGGAAATTAAGCAAGACTTCAAGTTATTGCTGATTCAAGATATAATTAAGTGA
- a CDS encoding HNH endonuclease: protein MKPATMGISDSKQADLRSKIPSVLNNSVVVFSTNYLPMARINIRRAISLLLSGRAEPLDLQDTKLVWVLHSPSVAVEVPHHIRLKTTTAERLWKLPSVSRRELLRRDGHRCQYCGSAKQLTIDHVIPRSKGGTHTWDNVTIACETCNHKKGDKYLNETSMVLRSKPKAPMHPTVAFAEQFWQSREPN, encoded by the coding sequence ATGAAACCTGCCACCATGGGGATCTCAGACAGCAAGCAAGCCGATCTGCGATCCAAAATTCCTTCTGTATTAAATAATTCTGTAGTAGTATTTTCGACCAATTATTTACCTATGGCACGGATTAATATCCGCCGTGCAATTAGCCTACTCTTGAGTGGCAGAGCCGAACCTCTAGACTTGCAGGATACTAAGCTGGTGTGGGTATTGCACTCCCCATCGGTTGCGGTAGAAGTTCCGCACCACATTCGGCTCAAAACCACTACCGCCGAACGGTTATGGAAACTGCCGAGCGTGAGTCGGCGCGAGCTGCTTAGGCGGGACGGACATCGCTGTCAGTACTGTGGGAGTGCCAAACAACTGACGATCGATCACGTCATTCCACGTTCTAAAGGTGGTACCCACACCTGGGATAATGTGACGATCGCGTGTGAAACTTGCAACCACAAGAAGGGCGATAAATATCTGAATGAAACCTCGATGGTGCTCAGATCCAAACCCAAAGCACCGATGCATCCGACAGTTGCCTTTGCCGAACAATTTTGGCAAAGTCGCGAACCCAATTAA
- a CDS encoding anthranilate synthase component II, translating to MILVIDNYDSFTYNLVQYLGELGQELTIAEDIRVYRNDRITIAEIDNLAPDGILISPGPGRPEDAGVSMAIISELGTKYPILGVCLGHQSIGQAFGGDTIPAPILMHGKTSEIYHNNTGVFAGLDNPFTATRYHSLVIDRATCPDCLEINAWVEDGTIMGVRHRDYPQIEGVQFHPESILTSSGKQLLKNFLTSIKSKSLNATV from the coding sequence ATGATTTTAGTTATTGATAATTACGACAGTTTCACCTATAATCTCGTCCAATATTTGGGCGAATTAGGCCAGGAATTAACTATTGCTGAAGATATTCGCGTTTATCGCAACGATCGAATTACCATCGCTGAGATCGACAATCTCGCCCCCGATGGGATCTTGATCTCGCCAGGGCCAGGGCGTCCTGAAGATGCAGGTGTTTCCATGGCAATTATTAGCGAACTCGGCACCAAATATCCTATTTTAGGCGTGTGCCTGGGACATCAGAGCATCGGACAGGCTTTTGGTGGCGATACAATCCCCGCACCGATTTTGATGCACGGCAAAACTTCCGAAATTTACCATAACAATACAGGTGTTTTTGCAGGTTTAGACAATCCCTTCACCGCTACTCGATACCATAGTTTAGTAATCGATCGAGCCACCTGTCCAGACTGCCTGGAGATTAATGCCTGGGTTGAAGATGGCACCATTATGGGCGTGCGCCATCGGGATTATCCCCAGATTGAAGGGGTACAGTTTCATCCAGAAAGTATTTTGACTAGTTCTGGCAAGCAGTTACTCAAAAATTTCTTGACGTCAATTAAATCTAAATCTCTCAACGCAACTGTCTAA
- a CDS encoding DUF1823 family protein: MDNGELAIDYSSLEWTELPPLTTDTIWTIIHESISDLQVNQLLWYYLGYRYDRAENSWDLSRVAPEWGETYPTPPDFIASRPATVKLTRSIPPEHKQLLKEQLGFKGYKFGEFGPRQTRRATAASWLLASMAQRV, translated from the coding sequence ATGGATAATGGCGAACTGGCGATCGATTACTCCAGTCTGGAATGGACTGAGCTACCACCCCTCACCACCGATACGATCTGGACGATTATTCACGAGTCGATAAGCGATTTGCAAGTGAATCAGCTCCTTTGGTATTACTTAGGCTATCGGTACGATAGAGCGGAAAATAGCTGGGATCTGAGTCGAGTGGCTCCCGAATGGGGTGAAACCTATCCCACACCACCAGATTTTATCGCCAGTCGTCCCGCAACAGTCAAACTCACTCGATCGATTCCACCAGAGCACAAGCAACTGCTCAAAGAACAGCTCGGCTTTAAGGGCTATAAATTTGGTGAATTTGGCCCGCGCCAGACGCGCAGAGCCACAGCCGCTAGTTGGTTGTTAGCGTCTATGGCACAGAGGGTATAG
- a CDS encoding saccharopine dehydrogenase family protein: MARVMIVGAGGVGNVVAHKCAARAEFTDILLASRSVDKCEKIAASIGSPKVTTAALDADTVANTVKLIEEFKPDLLINVALPYQDLVLMDACLQTGIHYLDTANYEPIDVAKFEYSWQWAYRDRFKNAGLTAILGCGFDPGVTGVFSAYALKHYFDEIHYLDIIDCNDGNHGKSFATNFNPEINIREITQPGRYFENGEWVEIPALSIHRPIPYPEIGDRESYLLYHEELESLVKNIPTLKRARFWMTFSENYITHLKVLENIGMTRIDPIEYQGQQIVPLQFLKALLPEPASLATNYTGQTSIGCHITGIKDGKEKKYYVYNNCQHAAAYKEVGSQGISYTTGVPAVVGALMIVNGNWKKPGVFNVEECDPDPFMELLGPMGLPWHEVFDGVSPFEN, from the coding sequence ATGGCACGAGTAATGATAGTCGGCGCAGGTGGAGTTGGTAATGTCGTCGCACACAAATGTGCCGCACGCGCCGAATTTACAGATATTTTGCTAGCAAGTCGCAGCGTGGATAAATGCGAAAAAATTGCCGCGAGCATCGGCTCGCCAAAAGTAACGACAGCCGCTCTCGATGCCGACACGGTAGCAAATACAGTCAAATTAATCGAAGAATTCAAACCAGATCTGCTGATTAATGTCGCACTCCCATATCAAGATTTGGTATTAATGGATGCTTGTCTGCAAACAGGCATTCACTATCTCGATACGGCTAATTACGAACCGATCGACGTGGCTAAATTCGAGTATAGTTGGCAATGGGCATATCGAGATCGCTTCAAAAATGCTGGACTGACAGCAATTCTCGGTTGTGGATTCGATCCTGGCGTGACGGGTGTATTTAGTGCCTACGCACTCAAACATTATTTCGATGAAATCCACTATCTAGATATCATCGATTGCAACGATGGCAACCACGGCAAATCATTTGCTACCAATTTCAACCCCGAAATTAATATTCGCGAAATCACCCAGCCAGGTCGATATTTTGAAAACGGCGAATGGGTAGAAATCCCAGCTTTATCGATCCATCGTCCAATTCCCTATCCTGAAATTGGCGATCGCGAGTCATATTTGCTCTATCACGAAGAACTCGAATCTCTAGTTAAAAATATCCCCACGCTCAAACGCGCCCGGTTCTGGATGACATTTTCTGAGAATTATATTACGCACCTGAAAGTATTAGAAAACATCGGCATGACCCGGATCGATCCGATCGAATATCAAGGTCAACAAATTGTCCCATTACAATTCCTCAAAGCTCTCCTCCCCGAACCTGCTTCTTTAGCCACAAATTATACCGGACAAACCTCGATCGGTTGTCATATTACTGGTATTAAAGATGGTAAAGAGAAGAAATATTATGTCTATAATAACTGTCAACATGCGGCAGCATATAAAGAGGTAGGATCGCAAGGCATTTCCTATACAACAGGTGTCCCGGCTGTGGTTGGTGCATTGATGATTGTCAACGGCAATTGGAAAAAGCCGGGAGTATTTAATGTCGAAGAATGCGATCCAGATCCATTCATGGAATTACTCGGCCCGATGGGATTGCCTTGGCATGAAGTATTTGATGGTGTATCGCCATTCGAGAATTAG
- a CDS encoding diacylglycerol kinase family protein, with protein MQIKLDESANTTIQSDMASKISTSAHHQLERSNQNRVKAWRVATSIGVSFKYAAAGVTYAYNTQRNFRIHCVMGTLAIVIGALLQLSSVEMAVICITSGLVLTLELLNTAIESVVDLTVGQTYHDLAKIAKDCAAGAVLISAFASVLVGMCLVIPKAILLFVH; from the coding sequence ATGCAGATTAAACTGGACGAGTCCGCCAATACTACGATTCAATCAGATATGGCCAGCAAAATATCTACGTCTGCGCACCACCAGTTAGAACGAAGTAATCAAAATCGCGTCAAGGCTTGGCGTGTTGCCACCAGTATCGGGGTAAGTTTTAAATATGCGGCTGCTGGAGTAACTTATGCCTATAACACTCAACGCAATTTTCGCATTCACTGCGTGATGGGCACGTTAGCGATCGTCATCGGCGCGCTGTTACAGTTGAGTAGCGTAGAAATGGCGGTAATCTGTATTACTAGCGGCTTAGTTTTGACTCTAGAACTATTAAACACGGCGATCGAATCTGTTGTCGATCTAACTGTCGGCCAAACCTATCACGATTTAGCTAAAATTGCCAAAGATTGTGCTGCTGGTGCCGTGCTGATTTCGGCGTTTGCATCTGTATTGGTAGGCATGTGTCTAGTTATTCCCAAAGCAATCTTGTTATTCGTCCATTAA
- a CDS encoding DUF3285 domain-containing protein, protein MTDTPIDNNPTESTVVVETPSDSNLATATATLEVPPTPEELKTKYVKYAMRNMVKKRGKSLQHFALSTIGLLALFVGLAYLTR, encoded by the coding sequence ATGACTGACACACCCATAGATAACAATCCTACTGAATCTACTGTGGTCGTCGAAACACCCTCAGATTCCAATCTTGCTACAGCTACGGCGACGCTTGAAGTCCCGCCGACACCAGAAGAACTCAAAACTAAATATGTTAAATATGCCATGCGCAATATGGTCAAAAAGCGTGGCAAATCTCTTCAGCATTTCGCACTTAGCACCATCGGCTTACTCGCATTGTTCGTGGGACTCGCATATCTGACTAGATAA